TGGGCAGTTCTTCGGGTGAAAAATAATCCGCGCCGTCCGTCTCATGGGACAGTCTGAGCGTCCCGCCGACGGGCCGACAGAGGAAAACGAGCTTGTAGACGTGCTCCGGCTGGCGGGGGTGGCCTTGCTTGTCCTTGTCCCAGCAGGCGATGAGTTTCAGCACCTCCACCTCGATCCCGGCCTCCTCCAGGACCTCGCGAGCCGCATTTTCGGCCGGGCTGGCATTCAGGTCCGCCCAGCCGCCCGGCAAGGACCAAGTGCCGGTGCCCGCTTCCTCGACGAGGAGGATCTTGCCCTCTTGGATCACGGCAGCACGAATATCGACCTTCGGCGTGGCGTAGCCGAACTCGACCGGCCATTGAAACGCGCGGTCCTCGGCTTGGAGGAGCTCGGAAGCGATTTCGTGAAGGCGTTTGTAGCGCTCAAGATCGTAGGGCCCCGTGGAGTAGCGCAAGCCGGCCTCTGCCATGGATTTCAACTCGCGGCTGACCGACAAGAGATCACGATTCATCGGCGGGATGACTAAAGGCGGATTTCCGGATGTCGAATGCCGAGTTCGGAAGAGCTTGGGAAGACACTGGTCACGAAAGAGATCTGCCGTGCAGAAGCGCTGAAGCGCAAAAATGGAGACAGCAGGAGAGACCCTCGAGGGGAGTGGCTTTCCATTTTTGCGACCTTTTGCGCCTTTTCGCGGCGCAGATCTAACGGCACCCCGTCTCAGTCGCTTTCGCGATCCGGAAAATCATGATTTCGCCAAGAAACTTCCATTTCCCATTTGGGCTGTGGTGGCCTAGGTAACGGCCATGCATCCCTTCCTCTCCGGTGATTTCCACGTCAAATGGTCCACTCTGGTTCCCGAGGCAGTGGAACCTGACATCAAAAAAGCCTTGGAGATCGCGGCGGCGAATCTTGAGACGATCCGCAAGGTCGCTCCGGAAGCAGCCACCTATGCAAATACCTTCGGCGCACTGGAGCGGGCCACCGAACAGCTCGACCGCGGTTGGGGCCTGTTGCAGCACCTTGACTCGGTCTGCGATGAGCCGGCCCAGCGTGCCGCGCTGAATGCGATGCTCCCGGAGGTTTCCGATTTCTATGCCTCCATCCCGCTCAACGAGGAGCTGTGGAAGGTGCTGAAGGCCTATGGCGAATCCGGGGAGGTGGCCACGCTGGATCCGGTGCGCCGCCGCTATGTGGAGGAGACGATGCAGGACTTCGCACAGTCCGGTGCCGATCTGCCCGCGGATCAAAAGAAGCGTGTGGCGGAGATCGAGGCGGAGCTTTCCAAGCTGACGAAGCAGTATTCGGAGAACGTGCTGGATTCCACCAATGCGTGGGAGCTGCTGATCACCGATGAGCCGAAGCTGGCAGGCCTGCCGGCCTCGGCGAAGGCGGCGGCATTCGCCAATGCGAAGGCGAAGGAGCTGGCCACCGATGAGGCTCCGGCATGGCGCTTCACGCTGCAGATGCCCTCCATGTTCCCGGTGATGCAGCACCTCGATGACGAGTCGGTGCGCCGCGAGGTGTGGGAAGCTTCGGTGGGGGTGGCCGGCAGCGGCGAGCACGACAACACGCAACTGGTCTGGGAGATCCTGAAGCTCCGCAATCAGAAGGCGGAAGTGCTGGGTCACGGCCACTTCGCCGATCTGACGCTGCAACGCCGGATGGCGCGGGATGGCAAGACGGCACTGCAATTCGTGGAAGACCTGCACGACCGCGTGGAGCCCGCGTTGCGCAAGGAGTATGACTCGCTGTGCAACTACAAGGCTGCGAAGACCGGCACCGTGGTGGATGGCTTGCAGCCTTGGGAATTCGCCTATTGGTCGGAGAAACGCCGCCAGGAGGAATACGATCTCGATGACGAGTTGCTGCGTCCTTATTTCCCGGTCGACCGGGTGATGAAAGGGATGTTCGAACTCTGCACCAAGCTCTTCAACATCACCATCACGGAACGCGATTCGGTCTTCCATGAGCGCGGCACCCGCCCGGCGGAGGCTCCTGCCGATGAGATCGAAGTGTGGCACCCGGAGGTGAAGTTTTACGACCTGAAGGACAGCGCAAGTGGTGCCCATCTCGGTTCCTTTTACGCCGACTGGCATCCGCGCGAGTCGAAGCGCGGCGGGGCTTGGATGAACTGCCTGCACACCGGTCATCCGGGGGATGAAGGGGCTGCACGCGATCCGCACCTCGGCCTGATCACGGGCAACATGACCCCGCCGGTGGATGGCAAGCCAGCGCTCCTGACGCACGGCGAAGTGGAGACGATCTTCCATGAATTCGGCCACTTGCTTCACGGCCTGCTGAGCGATGTGCCGGTGCGCGCGCTTGCCGGAACGAACGTGCCGTGGGACTTCGTCGAACTGCCTTCGCAGATCATGGAGAACTTCTGCTGGGACCGGCAGTCGCTGGATTTCTTCGCCCGCCACTACGAGACCGGCGAGCCGATCCCGGAAGATCTCTTCAACCGGATGATCGCGGCGAAGAACTACATGAGCGGCACGGCCTTCATGCGTCAGCTTTCCTTCGGCAAGCTGGACCTGGAGCTGCACATCAACCTGCCGCGCTATGCGGGCCGCGATCTGGACTCGGTGGACCGCGAGATCCTCTCAAGCTATCGCGTGCCGCTGAAGACGGATGCGCCAAGCATGGCGCGCCGTTTCGGTCACCTTTTCAGCGCACCTACCGGCTATGCCGCCGGCTATTACTCCTACAAGTGGGCGGAGGTACTGGATGCGGATGCCTTCACACGCTTCCAAGAGAATGGCGTGATCGATCCGGCGACGGGTGCCGCTTTCCGCGAGCACATCCTTTCGAAGGGGAACTCCGCGCCAGTGGATGAGCTGTATCGCCGCTTCATGGGCCGGGACGCCGCGCTGGATCCTCTGCTGATCCGCTCCGGGCTCTCCGGGGAGATCCTGCTTGCGGGTGGCGAAAAGGAGACCGCGATGGCGTAAAAACGTGGAATGCGGTTGCCCGGGCGGCGATTTCCATTCGCAATCGCCGTCCCCGCCCAACCGCAGTCATGTCCCGCACCGGCATCCTCTTTCTCGTCTCCGGACCTTCGGGTTCCGGGAAGTCCACGCTTTGCCGCCGTCTGGCCGCAGAGGGTGAGGCGCAGTTCTCGATTTCCTGCACGACGCGTTCGCCACGCACGGGGGAGGAGCACGGTCGCGAGTACTATTTCCTCCAGGAGGAAGAGATGGTGACGCGCGTGGGCGAGGGTGAGTTCCTGGAGCATGCCTATGTGCACGGGAACCACTACGGCACGCTGCGCAGCGAGGTGAGCGAGCGCCTGGCCGCGGGGATCGATGTGGTGATGGACATCGATGTGCAGGGCGCCGCGCTGGTGCGCGCCTGTGATGATCCGGCGATCCGCCTGGCTCTGGTGGATCTTTTCGTGATGCCTCCGGATGAAGAGGAGCTTGCGGCACGCCTGAACGGCCGCGGCACCGACAGCGCCGAGGTGATCGAACTGCGGATGCGGAATGCGATCGATGAGATGCGGCATTGGCCGGAGTACAAGTACCGGCTGCTGTCCGCGACGCATGAGGAGGACTATGCGCAGTTCAAGGCGCTGCTGATCGGGGAGAGATTGCGGGTGGACCGGTTGAAGCGGTAGAGGGAATTACTTTCTGAGAACGGCAACGCCGTTCTAGAGGTGCCTTCCGGCTCTTGGCTCTTGCTTGCAACAAGCGCCGGGTTGGAATGGTATTCCATCCGTGCGCTTCCTGTTTCTCGCCCTGCTCGCGTGTCCGCTGTATGCGGAGCAACCAGTCATCTGGATCGAAGGTGAATCCGCCGCGGAGTCGAAGATGGCGAAGCACCCGTGGTATCACGGAACGGTGAAGAAGGAGGAGCTTTCGGGAGGTGATTTCATTTCGAACTTTTCGAAGGATTATCCGGGGACGGCGCGCTATGATTTCGAGGTGCCCGAGGCGGGGTCGTATGAGCTTTGGGTACGATCGAATCCCGTTCAGAGCCATGTCTCCTATCAGATTGATGGCGGTGCTTCCCAAGTCATCGACATGGACAAGCGGCAGACGGGCAACGTGAACATCGCGGACGACGGGAAGCCCGACTTGCGCTTTCTCGCATGGGCTCATGCGGGGACGGCGAAGCTGGCTAAGGGAAAGCACCGCATCGCCTTCAAGTTCGATAGCCCGAATGAGAACCACGGCAGTCTCGATTGCTTCGTGCTCGCACCGGCATCCTTCGAGCCAGTGGGAATCCTGAAGCCCAAGGAGATCGCGGCCCGGAAGGATAAGCTAGCCGCGGAGAACAAGGGCTGGGTGCCATGGCTGCCGGGGAAGGATCGCTTTGAAGGAGCACTGCTCGATCTGCGCTCGCTCAATGAGAAGACCGCGGGCGAGAAAGGCGGCATCGGGGTGAAGGGTGGGGAGTTCATCTACCGGAGCACCGGAGAGCCGGTGCGCTTCTGGGGAGTAAATGGTCCACCGGACCTGCACGGCGAAGAACTGGCAGAGTGCGCGCGGATGCTGGCGAAGCGCGGAGTCAACCTGGTGCGCCTGCATGGTGCGGTCTTTGACGAAAAGACGGGCGAGCTGAAGCCGGAGAAGATCGCGCACATTCACGAAGTGGTGGCGGCGATGAAGAAGGAAGGGATCTACTCGCATCTCTCGGTCTATTTCCCGCTGTGGCTGCGGCCGGACAATGGTCCGGGCTGGCGCGAGGGCTACAATGGGGACTCCCATCCCTTCGCGCTGCTCTACTTCGAGCCGGAGTTCCAGAAGCTCTATCGCAACTGGTTGGAGGCACTGCTCACCAAGCCCGGCCCGGATGGAACGACTCTGGCCAATGAAGCCGCGGTGATGGGCGTGGAGCTGGTGAACGAAGACTCCTTCTTCTTCTGGACCTTCGACGACAAGAACATCCCTGCACCGCAGCTTGAGAAGCTGGAGAAGCAATTCGCGACGTGGGCGACGAAGAAGTATGGCTCGCTGTTCAAGGCGCTGGATGTGTGGAAGTACGCCCACGCCCATGATGCAGAGGACCGGCTCGGCTTCCGGCCGCTGTATCAGATGTTCACGGAGAAGTCGGCGCGGGACCAGGACACGGCGGCATTCCTGATGGAGACGCAGCGTGGCTTCTACGAAGACACGATCGCATGGCTGCGTGAGAAGGGCTTCAAGGGCTTGGTCACGGCGTCGAACTGGACGACGGCGAACAACGATATCTTCGGGCCACTGGAGAAGTATAGCTACACGCCCGGTGACTTCATCGATCGCCACGGCTACTTCAGCTGCGATCAGCAGGGAGACAACGCGGCGTGGTCGATCCGGGATGGGCATACCTACCGGGATCGCAGTGCGCTGCGTTTCGAGCCCGAGGAAGCCGGAAAGCCGCTGGACTTCTCGCACCCCGCAGTGGATCCGGAGTTCAACGGGAAGCCATCGATGATCTCGGAGACGACGTGGAACCGGCCGAACCGGTATCGCGGGGAAGCGCCGTTGTTCTATGCGGCGTATGGCGCGCTACAGGGGAGCGATGCGGTGGTCCACTTCGCGCTCGATTCGAAGGATTGGTCGGTGAAACCAGGCTACTTCATGCAGCCGTGGACGCTGATGGCACCGACGCAGGCGGGGCAGTTTCCGGCGGCAGCGCTGATCTTCCGAAAGGGACTGGTGAGGGAAGGGAAGGTGGTGGCGGATGTTTCGCTGTCGATGGAAGATGCAGTAGGACTGAAGGGTAGTCCGCTGGCACCGAAGGCGAATCTGGATGAGCTGCGGAAAGTGAAGGCTCCGGCAACCGCGGATGCCGGAGAAAAGGGGATCGATCCTTTGATTTACTATACGGGCCGTACTTCGGTGCAGATCGGAGGAGTAGCGAAGCCTGCTAAGCTGGCGGATCTTTCGAAGCTGATCGATCGCGATGCGAAGAAAGTGACGGCTTCGAACGGGGAGGTGGCGCTCGATTACGGGAAAGGCGTGCTGAGCTTGTGTGCTCCGGCGGCGCAGGGAGCAGCAGGTAATTTGAAAGCGGCGGGCATTATCGCGTTCCCGGATCTAGAGATTACTTGTCCGATGGATGCGGCGGAGATCGTGGCGGTGGCGCTGGATGGGAAGCCGCTCTCGAGATCCGGGAAGATCCTTCTGCAGGTGATGAGCGAGGAGAAGGCGACGAATTTTGCGACGGAGGACGGGCCGCATGGCACACGACGGATCACGAACATCGGGAGTGACCCATGGTTGGTGAAGAAGTTCGAGGGAACGGTGAAATTCAAGCGAGGCGATGCGGCGAAGCTGAAGGTCACGGCGCTGGATGGGAACGGGATGGCGAGCGGGGAAGCGGGAAGTGCGGCGGCGATCACCTTGCGGGGGGATGTTCCGTACTATTTGATCGAGGGGAGCTAAGAGACTTTGGGAAACCTCGGCCTGTTCCGCCTGTTAATAACATGAAAATTAACAGGTGGGTGGGGGAGGAGTCATCCATCATCAATCTGCCAATCATCAAACGAAGTGCGCTTCGCGGGAATGAATTTGGGCGGACAAGGGGCATGCTTGCCGGGATATTCCCAAATGCGGGGGTGAGGTTCTACTGCCAGGGTCTGCTAAAACGAGGATGGATCCGCTAAGAAGCCTCCCGGCACCCCTTCAGGGTGCGTTCTTGTTCGCGGCCTGACCCAGGGTTGCGCGCTGCGCGCTTACCCTGGGCTATCTCCCGGCCGCCCCGTTGGGGCTCTAGAAAGGGTGCGCTTACCCTGAGCTATCTCCCTGTCGCCCCACGGAGGCTCCCGGGTGGCCTCGCAGTCCAAGGCGTGACTGTCCAAGCGAATCTGGAGATCCGCGGTCCCGGAGGTTTCTCCCAGGAGACCGAGGCCGCACCCCCGCGTGGGGCGGGTGCGGCTGGGTCAAGGTAGGATGAGCTGGCTTAGGCGAGCTTCGCTTTGGCGGCGGCTTCGATTTCGGCGAGCTTGCTGCGGTCGGGCGCAGCACCGCGGGCTTGGTCGGCTTTACCGCCGCCCTTGCCACCAGCGATAGCAGCGAGGTCGCGGAGGATATCGCCGGCCTTGTGGCCTGCGGCTTGGGCGGCATCGCCGCAGTAGGCACCGAGGTGCAGCTTGTCTCCGTCATCGACGATGACGAAGCCGGCACCGGTAAAGCCCTGCTTCTTCATGCCATTGAGCAGCTCCTGGAGAAGGGATGCATCCGCCTCGAAGGTGGCCACGATGGCTCCGCCCGCAGCGATGAGTTCGGCCAAGGCGGCATCGGCCTGCTTGGCAGCAGCACCGGCTTGCAGCTTCTTGAAGCGCTTCTCGGCTTCGACGGCAGCTTCCTTGGTTTCTTCCAAGGTGCGCGCGCCGTGGTTGAAGGTCGCATTGAGCTCCGCGATGTCGGCACGTTCGACGAGCATGGCTCCCATGATGTGCGGGAAGTCATTCACGGACACCGGGGCTTCGCCGATGGAGGCGAGCTTCTCATTGGCAGCCTTCAGCTTTTCGCGCGCGGCCTTGAGATCGCTGTCCCACTTCTCGACGGCTTCATTGAGGTAGGCCCATGCATTTTCGCCGCAGACGGCTTCGATACGGCGGACCCCGGAAGCGATCGCGCCCTCGCTCTTGATCTTGAAGAGGCCGATCTCTCCGGTGTTGCGGACGTGAGTGCCGCCGCAAAGCTCCATCGAGTAGCCGGTCAGGTCGCCACGGCCGCCGCCGATCTGGACAACGCGGACGAACTCGCCGTACTTGTCCCCGAAGAACTGCATGATATCCGGACGGCCCTTGATGGAGGCGTGCTGGACTTCCTTCCAGGAAACGGCGTCGTTGGCCTTGATGGCCGCATTCACCTTTTCCTCCATCGTCTCGATCTGCTCGGGAGTGACGGCCCCGCTGTTGAAGTCGAAGCGCAGGCGGTTCTCATCGACAGACGAGCCCTGCTGTGCGGCGTCTTTCGACACGACCTCGTGGAGAGCCCAGTGGAGAAGGTGGGTCGCGGTATGGTGTGCTTCGATCGGGCGACGGCGAACGGCATCGAGCTTCAGCGTGACCTTGTCGCCGGGCTTCACGGAAGTGGAGTTATCGACAATGTGCGCGCGGGCCTTTCCGACCTGCTGGACACCGGTGATGGCGATCTCTTGGTCACCAAATACCAGAGTCCCCGTATCTCCAGCCTGGCCGCCCATCTCCGCGTAGAAGGGCGTGGCATCGGTGATGACGAAGAGCGCGTCTTCCTGAGGATGAACCTCAAGCACGGTGGCTTCCGCTTCATCGGCGTCGAAGCCGGTGAAGCTGGTGACGGCGTCCGTGGAGATATCGAGCGCGCGAACCACGGTGCTCTTCTGTGCGGCGCGTGCGCGTTCGCGTTGCTCCTCCATGAGCGCTTCAAAACGGGCGGTGTCGATCTTGAGACCGCGCTCTGCACAAAGCAGCTCGGTGAGGTCCACCGGGAAGCCGTAGGTATCGTAGAGCTCGAAGGCGTCGTCACCGGAAAGGGTGTTATCCTTCACGTCCGGAAGCGCATCTTCGAAACGCTTCAAGCCGCGATCCAGGGTCTGGTTGAAGCTCGCTTCTTCCTGCTCAAGCGTCGCGCGGACGGTGTCCTGGCGGTTCTTCAGCTCCGGGAAAGCATCGCCCATCTCCGCGACCAAGGTTTCCACCAGAGCGCCGAAGAAGGGTTTTTCACCGGAGAAGCCAAGCTGGCGGCCATAGCGGACCGCGCGGCGCAAGATGCGGCGCAGAACGTAGTTCCGCCCGTTGTTGCCGGGCATGATGCCATCGGCGATGGAGAACGAGAGCGTGCGGAGGTGATCGGCAATCACGCGGAAGGCGATCGCGGTCTTCATCTCCTCATCGAAGACAGAGCGATCGGCACCAAGCGCCGGATAGACATTCACGTAGGCCTTTCCGCTGAGCTCCTCGATCTTGCGGAAGATCGGCATGAAGACGTCGGTGGCGTAGTTGCTGGGCTTCTGGGAGAAGTCGGTGAAGCCCTTCGTGCCCTGGATGATCGAGCAGGCGCGCTCGAAGCCCATGCCGGTATCGATGTGCTTCGCAGGCAGCTCGCGGAAGGAGCCATCGGCCTCGGCATTGTATTGGATGAACACGAGGTTCCAGATCTCGATGCAGAGGTCGGAATCGTTGTTCACGAGCAGGCGGCCCTCCATCGGATCGCCGGCAGGGGTGAGGTTCACGTGGAGCTCCGAGCAAGGACCGCAGGGGCCGGTCTCGCCCATCATCCAGAAATTGTCCTTCACGTTGCCATTCACGATCTGGACGTTCGGATCGCAGCCCTTGGAAAGGAACAGCTCTGCCCAGATGTCCCATGACTCCTGGTCGAACTCACCCGGATCGCCCGCCTTGGGGGCGTAGACGGAAGCGTGCAGGCGATGGGCGGGAAGGCCCCAGCGCTCGACAACGAGTTCCCATGCCCACTGAATGGCTTCCTTCTTGAAGTAGTTGCCGAAGGACCAATTCCCCAGCATCTCGAAGAAGGTGTGGTGGTAGGTATCGTAGCCGACATCCTCGAGGTCGTTGTGCTTACCACCGGCGCGGATGCACTTCTGCGTGTCCACGGCGCGCGGCGGATCATAGGGAGCCTTTTCGACGCCGAGGAAGTAGGGGACGAAGGGATTCATCCCCGCATTCGTGAAAAGCAGACCCGGCGACTGCGGCAGCAGGGAGGCGGAAGGCACGATGGTGTGCTGCTTCTCACGGAAGAAATCGAGGAAGCTCTGGCGAATCTCGGCTGCGGTCATGGGTCGTTGAGGCGGAAAGGGCGGCGAAGGTGGGCGAAAGCCCGCGGCGAGTAAAGCCTTGGAAAGAGGCGGAGCCGCCAGCCAGGACCGGGCAGAATGCCGCGGAAAACGGGCGATCCCTCATTCGAAGTCCGTCGGCTCCACCAGCAGGGAGCGCTCCGCGGAGCTGAGCTGAAGGGTCTCGGCGAGCTGATCCACGATGTGATCCCGCCTGGGCCCGGCGCCGCGGGCGGCGAGCTCCCAGCGGAGCTTTTCCAACCAGCGGTGCTGCTGCTCCGGAGTTCCGAGGCGTTCTTTCAGCGATTCGATCCCTTCGTAGCCTCTTTCGTCCAGCTGAGGGTTGCTGAGGATCCCGTAGGCCAGTTCCCCGACCAGAACCTGCTTGGCCGCCGGTTCGTGGCCATCGATCCACGCGAGGGCTTGCTGGCGGCTTTCGAGAAAGAAACGCCGACCGAGCTTGGCATCCCGCTTCGCTCCATCCACGCCGTCGTGATCGCTGCCGAGCGTCGGCCAGACCTTTTCATACATGGCGACGCCTTGCTCCCGGTCCGCGGCGAAGACGGCTCCTGCCGAGGACTCGAGCAGTGCTCCCTTGAACTCCCAGTCTTCGGAACTGCCGCCGATGTGCTCGAGGCCGGGCTGGGCGAAATCGTAGAAAAGCTCGCTCGCCCGGCTGGCAAAGTACTTCGCTTGAGCGGGATCGACGCCCTCGAAGAAAGCAGCGGCGAGCTTCTTCCCCTGCCAGGTGCGGAGGATTTCCCAGGTCTCGCCGGGCGATTGTTTCGAGGCCTTCGCCACAATCTGCGCGCCGATACCCTTGGCACCGCCGCCCTCGTCGTAGCGCTCGTTCATTCCAAAGCGGTTCGACTTCCGCATGTCGAAGTAAGCGCCGAGGACGCCAACGGGATCGCTATCGGACCAACCGAGCAGGCCGTCCCGGATGAGATAGTGGAAAGCCGACGATTCTTCCCCGGTAGCGGTGGCTTGCTCGACCAACCAATCGAGGCCGCGCTCCGTCTCCAGATCCCCGATCCGGCGGGCCATGAGCTGGAGCCAATCCGGATCGCCGGTTTCGGCCCCGGTGGTGACGAATTCGACGAGGAGCTCCTTCAGCACGGAGGCCGGGAGAGAGAGGATCAGCTCGCGCGCGAGCCGCGACAGATCGGTATCTGCCTGTCCGCCGCTGACGGAGGCCCAGACGAGCCGGAGCCTTTCCATACGCTCCGAGCGGGTGCCGAGATCGGGGCCACGCAGGTGGGACTTGGCGGCTCGGGCGGACTCAACCGCGGCTGAGGCTTGTGGACTGCCGCGCCCCGGACGCCAGATCGTGAGGCCTGCCGCGATGACGAGCAGACCCACGCCAAGCCAGCGCGTGTGCCGGGGTTTCATGCTTTCAGATAGGCTGAAGTCATGGGGAAGGTCGAGGCGGAAAGGCTGCTCGACGGATGCGCCGGGAAAGCGTGGGCTGCCGGGACTTCTCCGCCGCATGAGCAAACGTCTGCTTTTCCTCTGCTCCCGAAACCGCCTGCGCAGCCCGACGGCGGAGGCGGTGTTTGCCGGCTATCCGGGGATCGAGACGGACTCGGCGGGCTTGGCTCCGGACGCGGAGCTGAGGCTCACCGCGGAGCAAGTGGAGTGGGCCGACATCATCCTGGTGATGGAGCGGGTCCACCAGCAGCGGCTGAAGAAAGGTTTCGGGAAGCTGCTGGGAGGAAAGAAGGTGGCGGTGCTCGACATCCCGGACGACTATCAGTTCATGGAACCTGCCTTGGTCGAGCTGCTGAAATCGAAGTGCGGGCCGTTCCTGTCGTGAAGCTCATGAGGATCCGGAAGTGTCTGCAGATCTTGCTCCTCGCTGTCGTGGTGGCGGTGCTCGCGTGCCTATGGCTTATCGGACCCAAGATCGGGAACATGAAAGCGGAGTACGCCACGGCGGAAGTCATTCGCGATCTAACAACCTATGTGGCCGGACACGATGGCGAGTGGCCGTCTTCGGCAGCGGCTTTCCGAAAGGAGGTGCCGACAGATGTCTGGATCGACTATTCGCTGACTGCGGAGCGCATCCTCGCGACGCCGGAGATTCTCAAGGACTCCGTGCGCCCGAAGGCAGGAAAATTCCAAACCTACCCACACCACGGGCGGGATCTCTCCATTTTGTTAGACGCCATGCGGAAGGCAAAGTCAGAAGCTGACCCGGCAAGGGATTGAGCCATTCGCTGATGGGAAGGGCTCTTCCAAGAGGGTTCTTGAAACACCGGCGGGAGCTTGGGAAACTGCGGAGAAACCGGTGTGGCCACGGCACTGAAACAAAAGGCTTCTATCCCACAACCCCATGTCCGCCATCCCGTTTCTTGCCTTCTTCGGATCGATCTTCCTGTGGCTCCTAGTGATCCGGCCTTACTGCGTCCGCCATCGCAAGGGATACACACCGGGAGCCCTGATGGGCGTGACGATCTGGGTGGATGGGCAAGAGGCCTCCGGTGTCGCGAAGGAGAGGGCAGACAAGGGGATGATCTTTGCCTGCCGGCTCTTTCTCGTGCTTCAGCTCTCGATCGTGGCGGCGATTCTGTGGGCGATGTTCGAGCACTGATGAGAGGGGGACGAGACGCCTCCCCTCCCTTCGACAGGCCTCAGTTCTTCACCGCCGGATAGAGGCGGGCGGAGGGAACGACCTCCTGAGCCTGGCTATCGCTGGACCATTCCAGACGGGTATTCGCGCCGCCGCCTTCTTCGTAGTATTCGAAGGTGATGGGATACTTCTTCCCAGCCTCGAGCTTGATGGTGCCGGTGTAGGTCTGGTCGTAGTCATCCAACCACTTGTCGATGACGAGTTGCTTGTCGATCCAGAGGCGACGGCCGTTGTCAGACTTCGAGTGGAAGGTGTAGGTCTCCGAGTAGAGCGGCTCGATGAAACCTTCCCAGCGGCAGGAGAAGGTATCGGGAGCAA
This portion of the Luteolibacter luteus genome encodes:
- a CDS encoding NUDIX hydrolase, with the protein product MNRDLLSVSRELKSMAEAGLRYSTGPYDLERYKRLHEIASELLQAEDRAFQWPVEFGYATPKVDIRAAVIQEGKILLVEEAGTGTWSLPGGWADLNASPAENAAREVLEEAGIEVEVLKLIACWDKDKQGHPRQPEHVYKLVFLCRPVGGTLRLSHETDGADYFSPEELPKMCPYRNAPHYVDLAFRHFADTGLPTLFD
- a CDS encoding M3 family metallopeptidase, with the protein product MHPFLSGDFHVKWSTLVPEAVEPDIKKALEIAAANLETIRKVAPEAATYANTFGALERATEQLDRGWGLLQHLDSVCDEPAQRAALNAMLPEVSDFYASIPLNEELWKVLKAYGESGEVATLDPVRRRYVEETMQDFAQSGADLPADQKKRVAEIEAELSKLTKQYSENVLDSTNAWELLITDEPKLAGLPASAKAAAFANAKAKELATDEAPAWRFTLQMPSMFPVMQHLDDESVRREVWEASVGVAGSGEHDNTQLVWEILKLRNQKAEVLGHGHFADLTLQRRMARDGKTALQFVEDLHDRVEPALRKEYDSLCNYKAAKTGTVVDGLQPWEFAYWSEKRRQEEYDLDDELLRPYFPVDRVMKGMFELCTKLFNITITERDSVFHERGTRPAEAPADEIEVWHPEVKFYDLKDSASGAHLGSFYADWHPRESKRGGAWMNCLHTGHPGDEGAARDPHLGLITGNMTPPVDGKPALLTHGEVETIFHEFGHLLHGLLSDVPVRALAGTNVPWDFVELPSQIMENFCWDRQSLDFFARHYETGEPIPEDLFNRMIAAKNYMSGTAFMRQLSFGKLDLELHINLPRYAGRDLDSVDREILSSYRVPLKTDAPSMARRFGHLFSAPTGYAAGYYSYKWAEVLDADAFTRFQENGVIDPATGAAFREHILSKGNSAPVDELYRRFMGRDAALDPLLIRSGLSGEILLAGGEKETAMA
- the gmk gene encoding guanylate kinase; the protein is MSRTGILFLVSGPSGSGKSTLCRRLAAEGEAQFSISCTTRSPRTGEEHGREYYFLQEEEMVTRVGEGEFLEHAYVHGNHYGTLRSEVSERLAAGIDVVMDIDVQGAALVRACDDPAIRLALVDLFVMPPDEEELAARLNGRGTDSAEVIELRMRNAIDEMRHWPEYKYRLLSATHEEDYAQFKALLIGERLRVDRLKR
- the alaS gene encoding alanine--tRNA ligase, with amino-acid sequence MTAAEIRQSFLDFFREKQHTIVPSASLLPQSPGLLFTNAGMNPFVPYFLGVEKAPYDPPRAVDTQKCIRAGGKHNDLEDVGYDTYHHTFFEMLGNWSFGNYFKKEAIQWAWELVVERWGLPAHRLHASVYAPKAGDPGEFDQESWDIWAELFLSKGCDPNVQIVNGNVKDNFWMMGETGPCGPCSELHVNLTPAGDPMEGRLLVNNDSDLCIEIWNLVFIQYNAEADGSFRELPAKHIDTGMGFERACSIIQGTKGFTDFSQKPSNYATDVFMPIFRKIEELSGKAYVNVYPALGADRSVFDEEMKTAIAFRVIADHLRTLSFSIADGIMPGNNGRNYVLRRILRRAVRYGRQLGFSGEKPFFGALVETLVAEMGDAFPELKNRQDTVRATLEQEEASFNQTLDRGLKRFEDALPDVKDNTLSGDDAFELYDTYGFPVDLTELLCAERGLKIDTARFEALMEEQRERARAAQKSTVVRALDISTDAVTSFTGFDADEAEATVLEVHPQEDALFVITDATPFYAEMGGQAGDTGTLVFGDQEIAITGVQQVGKARAHIVDNSTSVKPGDKVTLKLDAVRRRPIEAHHTATHLLHWALHEVVSKDAAQQGSSVDENRLRFDFNSGAVTPEQIETMEEKVNAAIKANDAVSWKEVQHASIKGRPDIMQFFGDKYGEFVRVVQIGGGRGDLTGYSMELCGGTHVRNTGEIGLFKIKSEGAIASGVRRIEAVCGENAWAYLNEAVEKWDSDLKAAREKLKAANEKLASIGEAPVSVNDFPHIMGAMLVERADIAELNATFNHGARTLEETKEAAVEAEKRFKKLQAGAAAKQADAALAELIAAGGAIVATFEADASLLQELLNGMKKQGFTGAGFVIVDDGDKLHLGAYCGDAAQAAGHKAGDILRDLAAIAGGKGGGKADQARGAAPDRSKLAEIEAAAKAKLA
- a CDS encoding low molecular weight protein tyrosine phosphatase family protein, with product MSKRLLFLCSRNRLRSPTAEAVFAGYPGIETDSAGLAPDAELRLTAEQVEWADIILVMERVHQQRLKKGFGKLLGGKKVAVLDIPDDYQFMEPALVELLKSKCGPFLS